The following are encoded together in the Girardinichthys multiradiatus isolate DD_20200921_A chromosome X, DD_fGirMul_XY1, whole genome shotgun sequence genome:
- the LOC124863289 gene encoding RAD52 motif-containing protein 1-like: MEVDILEFRVPVDSNKTVFVWDIPPVLTHDQVYEQLFHVFSSFGPIYLLKVSPNAPLHPPGFYAIIKFYSAAHAATAQKVTDGCPLLQNSALKVKLSSKQTPHFSSGRNTPLSHARCLELANHCLGFNGWTCDIITLKELTNEEEGEDAEDEGGVRQRIRFGCMMKLSFPQHGVMTRGAAVVEESFTCTGPEVLLQRRCKLQRSVREKALVQAFSSVLLILLGNGKVMVELKQTSDQLEADETEDILQVNEFSLSECPADEEEAEDEDWDLTVS, from the exons ATGGAGGTGGACATCCTGGAGTTCAGGGTTCCGGTGGACAGCAACAAGACCGTGTTCGTTTGGGACATCCCACCGGTTCTGACCCACGATCAGGTTTAT GAGCAGCTGTTTCACGTCTTCTCCTCCTTTGGACCGATCTACCTGTTGAAGGTGAGTCCTAATGCTCCGCTCCACCCACCTGGTTTCTACGCCATCATCAAGTTCTACTCCGCTGCTCACGCTGCCACCGCTCAGAAGGTTACAGATGGATGCCCGCTGCTCCAGAACTCCGCCCTCAAG GTGAAGCTGAGTTCCAAACAGACTCCTCACTTCTCTTCTGGCAGAAACACTCCTCTGAGCCATGCCCGCTGCCTGGAACTAGCCAATCACTGCCTGGGCTTTAATGGCTGGACCTGTGACATCATCACA CTGAAGGAACTCACCAATGAAGAAGAAGGTGAGGATGCAGAAGATGAGGGTGGAGTCAGACAGAGGATAAGGTTCGGCTGTATGATGAAGCTCAGCTTCCCTCAGCATGGAGTGATGACCAGAGGAGCCGCAGTGGTAGAGGAGAGCTTCACCTGTACAG GTCCAGAGGTCctcctgcagagacgctgtaaGCTGCAGAGGTCGGTCCGTGAGAAAGCCCTGGTCCAGGCCTTCTCCTCAGTGCTGCTCATCCTTCTAG GTAATGGTAAAGTGATGGTGGAGCTGAAACAGACCTCAGATCAGTTAGAAGCTGATGAGACTGAAGACATCCTGCAG gTGAACGAGTTTTCCCTGTCAGAGTGTCCTGCTGATGAAGAGGAGGCTGAGGATGAAGACTGGGATCTGACCGTGTCTTAG